One region of Quercus lobata isolate SW786 chromosome 2, ValleyOak3.0 Primary Assembly, whole genome shotgun sequence genomic DNA includes:
- the LOC115975386 gene encoding uncharacterized protein LOC115975386 isoform X2 has protein sequence MKCRSVACIWSATPPSHRVTATAVLHSPPTLYTGGSDGSIIWWNLSSTESDPEITPIAMLCGHAAPIADLGTCYPVVAFGNEKKDSLTNGGGNSTSGYYGALISACTDGVLCVWSRSSGHCRRRRRLPPWVGSPSMVRTLPSNARYVCIGCSFVDTVHVSGHHSTDSAEGGEGSVDRVSQQRKPPKCTVVVVDTYTLTIVQTVFHGNLSIGSLKFMAVVPPTEHREKHSVVMGDLSGRLQLVSILKDPHRDGEVGTGSHKSSSQSGMTVWADELSEGGQVLSIATCGDVIAFVLQNRCVFRLLASGTTIGEIYFEDNFICLESKSAQSHVIGGMFLESEDFGNELNNDELNELFSKKFSVWNNKGYAVVYTISFSNSIFKSELLCEIPSTSHPHDVRLSVCLIQLNCYFLRIDSLCFGVEEPLQWKPHITIWSLHSEHDDHGKLCLQCRMLGESSFFVDWIANSTPLQEIEGPAGWKNELSSKQSSGPSSTSVNNIHEDDYNYSCVHKGQIVSSSMVISENLYAPYGIVYGFFSGEIEVVRLDLFHGLTSHGNSPRCAVSSHVSRQYFLGHTGAVLCLAAHRMLGTSKGWSFNQVLVSGSMDCTVRIWDLDTGNIITVMHQHVAPVCQIILPPSRTDHPWSDCFLSVGEDSCVALASLETLRVERIFPGHPSCPAKVVWDGVRGYIACLCRNHSGTSDANDVLYIWDVKSGARERVLRGTASHSMFDHFCKGISLNSLYGTVLNGNTSVSLLNLPIIDDGSFSLSNLNNKEKLVTLSNVVPGITNIIEPNTSQANVSKGISVKPYLTTQSILQSIKPSIKCYCPFPGISTLSFDLGLLMFPCQKRESTANGNDKADSTNVKEQVTERPSPRHINIDDGSDMHGSMTDSMEELDWIRSLEECLLRFSLSFLHLWNVDCELDNLLITDMKLKRPENLIVASGLLGDKGSLTLTFPGLSSILELWKSSSEFCAMRSLTIVSLAQRMISLSHSGSTASSALAAFYTRNFAEKYPDLKPPLLQLLVSFWQDESEHVRMAARSLFHCAASRAIPLPLRSQKATDQANMNSLIGTRENERDKLDKEGTSANGLHSDQLLETQGISQVEESKILAWLESFEMQDWISCVGGTSQDAMTSHIIVAAALSIWYPSLVKPNLAMLVVHPLVKLVMAMNGKYSSTAAELLAEGMESTWKACLGSEIPRLVGDIFFQIECVSGPSANSAAQNPVIPVAIRETLVEILLPSLALADIPGFLTFIESQVWSTASDSPVHLVSLMTLIRVIRGSPRSLAQYLDKICRWLTSFYKLWTLAILSCVKLAFKVQ, from the exons ATGAAGTGCCGATCCGTTGCGTGCATATGGTCAGCCACGCCTCCGTCTCACCGAGTCACCGCCACGGCGGTGCTCCACTCTCCTCCGACTCTCTACACCGGCGGATCCGATGGCTCTATCATTTGGTGGAACCTCTCCTCCACCGAGTCCGACCCG GAAATTACGCCAATAGCTATGTTGTGTGGCCATGCTGCGCCCATAGCTGATCTCGGGACTTGTTATCCTGTTGTGGCGTTTGGAAATGAGAAGAAAGACTCTTTGACTAATGGTGGGGGGAACTCTACTTCTGGTTATTATGGTGCGTTAATCAGTGCGTGTACTGATGGTGTGTTGTGTGTATGGAGCAGAAGCAGTGGGCATTGCAGACGAAGGAGGAGATTGCCACCTTGGGTAGGTAGTCCATCCATGGTTCGAACATTGCCTTCGAATGCAAGATATGTATGCATTGGTTGTTCTTTTGTAGACACTGTCCATGTGTCTGGTCATCATTCCACTGACTCTGCAGAAGGAGGTGAAGGGTCAGTGGATAGAGTGTCTCAGCAGAGAAAACCACCAAAGTGTACTGTAGTAGTTGTTGATACATATACCCTTACAATTGTCCAAACTGTTTTTCATGGGAATTTATCTATTGGCTCGTTGAAGTTTATGGCTGTAGTTCCACCCACTGAGCATAGAGAAAAACATTCTGTAGTCATGGGTGATTTGTCTGGTAGATTGCAATTGGTTTCGATATTAAAGGATCCCCACCGAGATGGGGAGGTTGGGACTGGTTCACATAAAAGTTCTTCTCAGTCAGGAATGACTGTCTGGGCAGATGAATTGAGTGAGGGCGGACAGGTTTTGTCAATTGCAACCTGTGGGGATGTTATCGCTTTTGTTTTGCAAAACCGATGCGTATTTAGGCTGTTAGCCAGTGGTACTACAATTGGAGAGATTTATTTTGAGGACAATTTCATTTGTCTAGAAAGCAAGTCAGCTCAATCTCATGTCATAGGGGGAATGTTTCTTGAAAGTGAAGATTTTGGGAATGAGCTGAACAACGATGAactaaatgaattattttctaaaaaattttccGTGTGGAATAATAAAGGTTATGCAGTTGTGTATACAATATCATTTTCAAATAGCATATTCAAAAGTGAGCTACTTTGTGAGATCCCTTCCACTTCTCATCCCCATGATGTAAGATTGTCAGTTTGTTTAATTCAATTGAACTGCTATTTTCTTCGCATTGACTCACTTTGCTTTGGTGTTGAAGAACCTTTACAGTGGAAACCACACATCACAATCTGGTCACTACATTCAGAACATGATGACCACGGAAAATTGTGCTTGCAATGCAGAATGCTCGGAGAAAGTAGTTTTTTTGTTGATTGGATTGCGAACTCTACTCCACTTCAAGAAATTGAGGGCCCCGCTGGTTGGAAGAATGAGTTAAGTTCTAAGCAATCTTCTGGTCCAAGTTCAACGAGTGTTAATAATATACATGAAGATGATTATAATTATAGCTGTGTGCATAAGGGACAGATTGTATCTTCTTCCATGGTTATTTCAGAAAATCTCTACGCACCTTATGGTATTGTGTATGGCTTCTTTAGTGGGGAAATAGAGGTTGTAAGACTTGATTTGTTTCATGGACTTACTTCTCATGGTAATAGTCCACGATGTGCAGTGAGTTCACATGTATCCAGGCAATATTTTCTAGGACACACAGGTGCTGTATTGTGTTTGGCAGCGCATCGAATGTTGGGTACTAGCAAAGGATGGAGTTTCAATCAGGTTTTAGTGTCTGGTAGCATGGACTGCACGGTTCGTATATGGGATCTTGACACAGGAAATATCATTACGGTAATGCACCAACATGTGGCTCCAGTGTGCCAAATAATTCTTCCTCCATCTCGGACTGACCACCCTTGGAGTGATTGCTTCCTTTCTGTTGGGGAGGACTCATGTGTTGCTCTTGCTTCTCTTGAGACTTTGCGGGTTGAGAGAATATTTCCTGGACACCCCAGCTGTCCTGCTAAAGTTGTATGGGATGGTGTAAGAGGTTATATTGCATGCCTCTGCCGAAACCATTCAGGAACGTCTGATGCCAATGATGTTCTATATATTTGGGATGTAAAGTCTGGTGCCAGGGAGCGGGTTCTTCGTGGGACTGCTTCTCATTCAATGTTTGATCATTTCTGTAAAGGCATCAGCTTGAATTCCTTATATGGCACTGTATTGAATGGAAATACCTCAGTTTCCTTATTAAATCTTCCAATAATTGACGATGGAAGCTTTTCTCTTtctaatttaaataataaagagaagttgGTTACTTTGTCAAATGTGGTGCCAGGTATTACAAATATAATTGAGCCCAATACTTCCCAAGCAAATGTTAGTAAAGGAATTTCTGTAAAACCATATTTAACCACTCAATCAATCCTTCAAAGCATCAAGCCTTCCATCAAATGCTATTGTCCATTCCCTGGAATTTCAACTCTGAGTTTTGACCTTGGATTGTTGATGTTTCCCTGTCAGAAGCGTGAATCCACTGCTAATGGCAATGATAAGGCAGATAGTACCAATGTGAAGGAACAGGTTACTGAAAGACCAAGCCCACGCCACATTAATATAGATGATGGTTCTGATATGCATGGAAGCATGACTGATTCTATGGAAGAACTTGACTGGATTAGATCACTTGAAGAATGTTTACTTCGATTTAGCTTGTCATTTTTACACTTGTGGAATGTAGATTGTGAGCTTGATAATTTACTTATAACTGACATGAAGCTAAAGAGGCCGGAGAATCTTATTGTAGCTTCCGGTTTGCTTGGGGACAAAGGGTCTTTGACGTTGACATTTCCTGGTTTGAGTTCTATTCttgag CTTTGGAAATCTTCATCCGAATTTTGTGCAATGAGATCACTGACAATAGTGTCCCTTGCCCAACGCATGATTAGCTTGTCTCACTCTGGCTCCACTGCTAGTAG TGCTTTAGCAGCATTCTATACTAggaattttgcagaaaaatatCCAGATTTGAAGCCACCCTTACTCCAG CTTTTGGTGAGTTTCTGGCAAGATGAAAGTGAACACGTACGTATGGCTGCTCGTTCTTTATTCCACTGTGCTGCTTCACGGGCAATTCCACTTCCTCTACGGAGTCAAAAAGCAACTGATCAAGCAAATATGAACTCTCTAATTGGAACCAGAGAAAATGAACGTGACAAATTAGACAAAGAAGGAACATCTGCTAACGGATTGCATTCTGACCAGCTGCTGGAAACACAAGGGATATCTCAGGTTGAGGAATCTAAGATACTTGCTTGGCTAGAATCATTTGAAATGCAAGACTGGATTTCATGTGTAGGAGGAACGAGCCAAGATGCAATGACTTCTCATATTATTGTTGCAGCAGCATTGTCTATTTGGTATCCCAGCCTTGTCAAGCCAAATCTTGCCATGCTGGTTGTTCATCCATTAGTGAAATTGGTTATGGCAATGAATGGGAAATATAGTTCTACTGCAGCAGAGCTCCTTGCAGAAGGCATGGAAAGTACATGGAAAGCTTGCCTTGGTTCTGAAATACCTCGTTTGGTTGGAGATATATTCTTCCAAATAGAGTGTGTTAGTGGCCCATCAGCGAACTCAGCTGCACAGAATCCAGTTATTCCAGTTGCCATTCGGGAAACTTTGGTTGAGATTCTTCTTCCAAGTTTAGCACTGGCTGATATACCaggatttttaacttttatagaGAGCCAAGTCTGGTCTACAGCATCCGATTCACCTGTTCATTTGGTATCCCTTATGACACTCATCAGGGTTATCCGTGGTTCTCCAAGAAGCTTGGCTCAGTACCTTGATAAG ATTTGCAGGTGGTTAACTTCATTTTACAAACTATGGACCCTAGCAATTCTGTCATGCGTAAAACTTGCTTTCAAAGTTCAATGA
- the LOC115975386 gene encoding uncharacterized protein LOC115975386 isoform X1 has product MKCRSVACIWSATPPSHRVTATAVLHSPPTLYTGGSDGSIIWWNLSSTESDPEITPIAMLCGHAAPIADLGTCYPVVAFGNEKKDSLTNGGGNSTSGYYGALISACTDGVLCVWSRSSGHCRRRRRLPPWVGSPSMVRTLPSNARYVCIGCSFVDTVHVSGHHSTDSAEGGEGSVDRVSQQRKPPKCTVVVVDTYTLTIVQTVFHGNLSIGSLKFMAVVPPTEHREKHSVVMGDLSGRLQLVSILKDPHRDGEVGTGSHKSSSQSGMTVWADELSEGGQVLSIATCGDVIAFVLQNRCVFRLLASGTTIGEIYFEDNFICLESKSAQSHVIGGMFLESEDFGNELNNDELNELFSKKFSVWNNKGYAVVYTISFSNSIFKSELLCEIPSTSHPHDVRLSVCLIQLNCYFLRIDSLCFGVEEPLQWKPHITIWSLHSEHDDHGKLCLQCRMLGESSFFVDWIANSTPLQEIEGPAGWKNELSSKQSSGPSSTSVNNIHEDDYNYSCVHKGQIVSSSMVISENLYAPYGIVYGFFSGEIEVVRLDLFHGLTSHGNSPRCAVSSHVSRQYFLGHTGAVLCLAAHRMLGTSKGWSFNQVLVSGSMDCTVRIWDLDTGNIITVMHQHVAPVCQIILPPSRTDHPWSDCFLSVGEDSCVALASLETLRVERIFPGHPSCPAKVVWDGVRGYIACLCRNHSGTSDANDVLYIWDVKSGARERVLRGTASHSMFDHFCKGISLNSLYGTVLNGNTSVSLLNLPIIDDGSFSLSNLNNKEKLVTLSNVVPGITNIIEPNTSQANVSKGISVKPYLTTQSILQSIKPSIKCYCPFPGISTLSFDLGLLMFPCQKRESTANGNDKADSTNVKEQVTERPSPRHINIDDGSDMHGSMTDSMEELDWIRSLEECLLRFSLSFLHLWNVDCELDNLLITDMKLKRPENLIVASGLLGDKGSLTLTFPGLSSILELWKSSSEFCAMRSLTIVSLAQRMISLSHSGSTASSALAAFYTRNFAEKYPDLKPPLLQLLVSFWQDESEHVRMAARSLFHCAASRAIPLPLRSQKATDQANMNSLIGTRENERDKLDKEGTSANGLHSDQLLETQGISQVEESKILAWLESFEMQDWISCVGGTSQDAMTSHIIVAAALSIWYPSLVKPNLAMLVVHPLVKLVMAMNGKYSSTAAELLAEGMESTWKACLGSEIPRLVGDIFFQIECVSGPSANSAAQNPVIPVAIRETLVEILLPSLALADIPGFLTFIESQVWSTASDSPVHLVSLMTLIRVIRGSPRSLAQYLDKVVNFILQTMDPSNSVMRKTCFQSSMTALKEVARVFPMVALNDTWTRLAIGDVIGELNNASIRVYDVQSVMKIKVLDAIGPPGLPTLLATASETVVTTAISALSFSPDGEGLLAFSEHGLMIRWWSLGSVWWERLSRNYVPVQCTKLIFVPPWEGLSPNSSRLSIMASITGNDRQVNSQENASSVSHADRLKLLIHNLDLSYRLEWVGERKVLLTGHGHKLGTFQL; this is encoded by the exons ATGAAGTGCCGATCCGTTGCGTGCATATGGTCAGCCACGCCTCCGTCTCACCGAGTCACCGCCACGGCGGTGCTCCACTCTCCTCCGACTCTCTACACCGGCGGATCCGATGGCTCTATCATTTGGTGGAACCTCTCCTCCACCGAGTCCGACCCG GAAATTACGCCAATAGCTATGTTGTGTGGCCATGCTGCGCCCATAGCTGATCTCGGGACTTGTTATCCTGTTGTGGCGTTTGGAAATGAGAAGAAAGACTCTTTGACTAATGGTGGGGGGAACTCTACTTCTGGTTATTATGGTGCGTTAATCAGTGCGTGTACTGATGGTGTGTTGTGTGTATGGAGCAGAAGCAGTGGGCATTGCAGACGAAGGAGGAGATTGCCACCTTGGGTAGGTAGTCCATCCATGGTTCGAACATTGCCTTCGAATGCAAGATATGTATGCATTGGTTGTTCTTTTGTAGACACTGTCCATGTGTCTGGTCATCATTCCACTGACTCTGCAGAAGGAGGTGAAGGGTCAGTGGATAGAGTGTCTCAGCAGAGAAAACCACCAAAGTGTACTGTAGTAGTTGTTGATACATATACCCTTACAATTGTCCAAACTGTTTTTCATGGGAATTTATCTATTGGCTCGTTGAAGTTTATGGCTGTAGTTCCACCCACTGAGCATAGAGAAAAACATTCTGTAGTCATGGGTGATTTGTCTGGTAGATTGCAATTGGTTTCGATATTAAAGGATCCCCACCGAGATGGGGAGGTTGGGACTGGTTCACATAAAAGTTCTTCTCAGTCAGGAATGACTGTCTGGGCAGATGAATTGAGTGAGGGCGGACAGGTTTTGTCAATTGCAACCTGTGGGGATGTTATCGCTTTTGTTTTGCAAAACCGATGCGTATTTAGGCTGTTAGCCAGTGGTACTACAATTGGAGAGATTTATTTTGAGGACAATTTCATTTGTCTAGAAAGCAAGTCAGCTCAATCTCATGTCATAGGGGGAATGTTTCTTGAAAGTGAAGATTTTGGGAATGAGCTGAACAACGATGAactaaatgaattattttctaaaaaattttccGTGTGGAATAATAAAGGTTATGCAGTTGTGTATACAATATCATTTTCAAATAGCATATTCAAAAGTGAGCTACTTTGTGAGATCCCTTCCACTTCTCATCCCCATGATGTAAGATTGTCAGTTTGTTTAATTCAATTGAACTGCTATTTTCTTCGCATTGACTCACTTTGCTTTGGTGTTGAAGAACCTTTACAGTGGAAACCACACATCACAATCTGGTCACTACATTCAGAACATGATGACCACGGAAAATTGTGCTTGCAATGCAGAATGCTCGGAGAAAGTAGTTTTTTTGTTGATTGGATTGCGAACTCTACTCCACTTCAAGAAATTGAGGGCCCCGCTGGTTGGAAGAATGAGTTAAGTTCTAAGCAATCTTCTGGTCCAAGTTCAACGAGTGTTAATAATATACATGAAGATGATTATAATTATAGCTGTGTGCATAAGGGACAGATTGTATCTTCTTCCATGGTTATTTCAGAAAATCTCTACGCACCTTATGGTATTGTGTATGGCTTCTTTAGTGGGGAAATAGAGGTTGTAAGACTTGATTTGTTTCATGGACTTACTTCTCATGGTAATAGTCCACGATGTGCAGTGAGTTCACATGTATCCAGGCAATATTTTCTAGGACACACAGGTGCTGTATTGTGTTTGGCAGCGCATCGAATGTTGGGTACTAGCAAAGGATGGAGTTTCAATCAGGTTTTAGTGTCTGGTAGCATGGACTGCACGGTTCGTATATGGGATCTTGACACAGGAAATATCATTACGGTAATGCACCAACATGTGGCTCCAGTGTGCCAAATAATTCTTCCTCCATCTCGGACTGACCACCCTTGGAGTGATTGCTTCCTTTCTGTTGGGGAGGACTCATGTGTTGCTCTTGCTTCTCTTGAGACTTTGCGGGTTGAGAGAATATTTCCTGGACACCCCAGCTGTCCTGCTAAAGTTGTATGGGATGGTGTAAGAGGTTATATTGCATGCCTCTGCCGAAACCATTCAGGAACGTCTGATGCCAATGATGTTCTATATATTTGGGATGTAAAGTCTGGTGCCAGGGAGCGGGTTCTTCGTGGGACTGCTTCTCATTCAATGTTTGATCATTTCTGTAAAGGCATCAGCTTGAATTCCTTATATGGCACTGTATTGAATGGAAATACCTCAGTTTCCTTATTAAATCTTCCAATAATTGACGATGGAAGCTTTTCTCTTtctaatttaaataataaagagaagttgGTTACTTTGTCAAATGTGGTGCCAGGTATTACAAATATAATTGAGCCCAATACTTCCCAAGCAAATGTTAGTAAAGGAATTTCTGTAAAACCATATTTAACCACTCAATCAATCCTTCAAAGCATCAAGCCTTCCATCAAATGCTATTGTCCATTCCCTGGAATTTCAACTCTGAGTTTTGACCTTGGATTGTTGATGTTTCCCTGTCAGAAGCGTGAATCCACTGCTAATGGCAATGATAAGGCAGATAGTACCAATGTGAAGGAACAGGTTACTGAAAGACCAAGCCCACGCCACATTAATATAGATGATGGTTCTGATATGCATGGAAGCATGACTGATTCTATGGAAGAACTTGACTGGATTAGATCACTTGAAGAATGTTTACTTCGATTTAGCTTGTCATTTTTACACTTGTGGAATGTAGATTGTGAGCTTGATAATTTACTTATAACTGACATGAAGCTAAAGAGGCCGGAGAATCTTATTGTAGCTTCCGGTTTGCTTGGGGACAAAGGGTCTTTGACGTTGACATTTCCTGGTTTGAGTTCTATTCttgag CTTTGGAAATCTTCATCCGAATTTTGTGCAATGAGATCACTGACAATAGTGTCCCTTGCCCAACGCATGATTAGCTTGTCTCACTCTGGCTCCACTGCTAGTAG TGCTTTAGCAGCATTCTATACTAggaattttgcagaaaaatatCCAGATTTGAAGCCACCCTTACTCCAG CTTTTGGTGAGTTTCTGGCAAGATGAAAGTGAACACGTACGTATGGCTGCTCGTTCTTTATTCCACTGTGCTGCTTCACGGGCAATTCCACTTCCTCTACGGAGTCAAAAAGCAACTGATCAAGCAAATATGAACTCTCTAATTGGAACCAGAGAAAATGAACGTGACAAATTAGACAAAGAAGGAACATCTGCTAACGGATTGCATTCTGACCAGCTGCTGGAAACACAAGGGATATCTCAGGTTGAGGAATCTAAGATACTTGCTTGGCTAGAATCATTTGAAATGCAAGACTGGATTTCATGTGTAGGAGGAACGAGCCAAGATGCAATGACTTCTCATATTATTGTTGCAGCAGCATTGTCTATTTGGTATCCCAGCCTTGTCAAGCCAAATCTTGCCATGCTGGTTGTTCATCCATTAGTGAAATTGGTTATGGCAATGAATGGGAAATATAGTTCTACTGCAGCAGAGCTCCTTGCAGAAGGCATGGAAAGTACATGGAAAGCTTGCCTTGGTTCTGAAATACCTCGTTTGGTTGGAGATATATTCTTCCAAATAGAGTGTGTTAGTGGCCCATCAGCGAACTCAGCTGCACAGAATCCAGTTATTCCAGTTGCCATTCGGGAAACTTTGGTTGAGATTCTTCTTCCAAGTTTAGCACTGGCTGATATACCaggatttttaacttttatagaGAGCCAAGTCTGGTCTACAGCATCCGATTCACCTGTTCATTTGGTATCCCTTATGACACTCATCAGGGTTATCCGTGGTTCTCCAAGAAGCTTGGCTCAGTACCTTGATAAG GTGGTTAACTTCATTTTACAAACTATGGACCCTAGCAATTCTGTCATGCGTAAAACTTGCTTTCAAAGTTCAATGACAGCCTTAAAGGAAGTTGCACGTGTATTCCCGATGGTAGCCTTGAATGACACATGGACCAGATTGGCTATTGGGGATGTGATTGGAGAGCTCAACAATGCTAGCATTCGGGTATATGATGTGCAAAG TGTGATgaaaatcaaagttttggatgcaattGGACCTCCTGGCCTTCCAACTTTGCTTGCAACAGCATCAGAAACGGTGGTAACTACTGCAATTTCAGCTTTGAGCTTTTCGCCAGATGGAGAG GGGCTGCTTGCTTTTTCCGAGCATGGGTTGATGATCAGATGGTGGTCATTGGGATCTGTATGGTGGGAAAGATTGAGCCGGAATTATGTTCCTGTGCAATGCACCAAACTGATCTTTGTTCCTCCATGGGAGGGACTCTCACCTAATTCTTCGAGGTTGAGCATCATGGCAAGCATAACGGGAAACGACAGACAGGTCAATTCACAG GAGAATGCTAGCAGTGTGAGTCATGCGGACCGCTTGAAACTGTTGATTCATAATCTTGATCTGTCTTATCGGCTAGAATGGGTTGGTGAACGGAAAGTACTTCTTACAGGGCATGGCCACAAGTTGGGTACTTTCCAGTTATAA